One window of Streptomyces sp. NBC_00273 genomic DNA carries:
- a CDS encoding ATP-binding cassette domain-containing protein — MNSIEIRELTKHYGTHRAVDGLTFDVLPGRVTGFLGPNGAGKSTTMRLLLGLDRPTSGTATIGGRRYLELKDPLHRVGALLDAQAAHGGRTAHDHLRLLAAAGRIPMRRVGEVLEQTGMAAVAKRRIKSFSLGMRQRLGIAAALIGDPGVLLLDEPTNGLDPEGIIWIRELMRSLAAEGRAVLVSSHLMSETSALADHLVVLGRGKLLADTSMESFIDARSTPRARLRTSDPVRLRAALARDDLELVAADDGRWTVEGIRAEQLGTLAAREGVPLLELSDERASLEQAYLDLTADHAQFSAAH, encoded by the coding sequence ATGAACAGCATCGAGATCCGAGAACTCACCAAGCATTACGGCACCCACCGTGCGGTGGACGGCCTCACCTTCGACGTCCTGCCCGGGCGGGTGACCGGCTTCCTGGGCCCCAACGGCGCGGGGAAGTCCACCACGATGCGCCTGCTCCTGGGCCTGGACCGGCCCACATCCGGCACGGCCACGATCGGTGGCCGGCGGTACCTGGAACTGAAGGACCCGCTGCACCGGGTCGGCGCCCTCCTCGACGCCCAGGCGGCCCACGGCGGGCGCACCGCCCACGACCACCTCCGCCTGCTCGCCGCCGCCGGCCGCATCCCGATGCGCCGGGTGGGCGAGGTCCTGGAGCAGACCGGCATGGCCGCCGTCGCGAAGCGGCGGATCAAGTCCTTCTCGCTCGGCATGCGCCAGCGCCTCGGCATCGCCGCCGCACTCATCGGCGACCCCGGAGTGCTCCTGCTGGACGAGCCCACGAACGGCCTCGACCCCGAGGGCATCATCTGGATCCGCGAGCTGATGCGCTCCCTCGCTGCCGAAGGACGCGCCGTCCTGGTCTCCAGCCATCTGATGTCGGAAACCTCGGCGCTCGCCGACCACCTGGTCGTGCTCGGCAGGGGCAAGCTGCTCGCCGACACCTCGATGGAGTCGTTCATCGACGCCCGCAGCACCCCGAGAGCGCGCCTGCGGACCTCCGACCCGGTCCGGCTACGGGCCGCGCTGGCCCGGGACGACCTCGAGTTGGTGGCCGCCGACGACGGGCGATGGACCGTCGAGGGCATACGGGCCGAGCAGCTCGGCACCCTGGCCGCCCGCGAGGGGGTTCCCCTGCTGGAACTGTCCGACGAGCGCGCCTCGCTGGAGCAGGCCTACCTCGACCTCACCGCCGATCACGCGCAGTTCAGCGCGGCCCACTGA
- a CDS encoding ABC transporter permease, translating to MSAALPTIPVLHSEWIKIRSLRGTFWSLISVLVLTVGVQALAAAALGGAEDGAMGDDPLLAAFYGLNFGQIAAIAFGATAFSAEFHNGALRTSLTAVPHRTRFYWSKLSMLVALVLVAGQLAGWLTFVAGQSFMGQDALELGDPGTVRAVVGCSLYLTLMTLFAAGLTAVLRSGVAVLGILIPFVVMVSFIVGAAADGVGQFMPDRAGQAMMRSQQYGDLGPWAGLGVLALWALTAVLGGLLAVRRRDA from the coding sequence ATGAGCGCCGCACTGCCCACGATCCCCGTACTGCACTCGGAATGGATCAAGATCAGGTCCCTCCGGGGCACGTTCTGGTCGCTGATATCCGTCCTCGTCCTCACCGTGGGCGTCCAGGCGCTGGCGGCTGCGGCCCTGGGCGGGGCCGAAGACGGCGCCATGGGGGACGACCCGCTCCTCGCGGCCTTCTACGGGCTCAACTTCGGCCAGATCGCGGCCATCGCCTTCGGGGCCACCGCCTTCTCCGCCGAGTTCCACAACGGAGCCCTGCGCACCAGCCTCACCGCTGTGCCCCACCGCACGCGGTTCTACTGGTCGAAGCTCTCGATGCTGGTCGCGCTCGTCCTCGTGGCCGGCCAGCTCGCGGGATGGCTGACCTTCGTGGCCGGGCAATCGTTCATGGGGCAGGACGCCCTTGAACTGGGCGACCCCGGTACCGTGCGGGCCGTTGTCGGCTGCAGTCTCTACCTGACCCTCATGACGCTGTTCGCGGCCGGGCTCACGGCGGTGCTGCGCAGCGGGGTGGCCGTCCTCGGCATCCTCATACCCTTCGTCGTCATGGTGTCCTTCATCGTGGGCGCGGCAGCGGACGGGGTGGGGCAGTTCATGCCGGACCGAGCCGGGCAGGCGATGATGCGCAGCCAGCAGTACGGCGACCTCGGCCCGTGGGCCGGGCTGGGAGTGCTGGCGCTGTGGGCGCTGACCGCGGTACTGGGGGGCTTGCTGGCGGTACGCCGCCGGGACGCGTGA
- a CDS encoding mismatch-specific DNA-glycosylase — protein MDLGNQHRDQRGEAVQITVHLSGFTPRRLAPAEQEELLTYRLGITNVVARATARADELSAEEFREGGRILTAKVELLRPQWLAVVGVTAYRTAFGEKKAQIGPQERTIGSTRIWALPNPSGLNAHWTAESMAQEYARLRTAAEADEAPPTAGR, from the coding sequence ATTGATCTCGGGAACCAGCACCGAGACCAACGAGGAGAGGCAGTGCAGATAACTGTGCACCTCTCGGGCTTCACCCCGCGCCGCCTCGCCCCCGCGGAGCAGGAAGAGCTGCTGACCTACCGTCTCGGCATCACCAACGTCGTGGCCCGGGCCACGGCCCGCGCCGACGAACTGAGCGCCGAGGAGTTCCGCGAGGGGGGCCGCATCCTGACGGCCAAGGTGGAACTGCTGCGCCCCCAGTGGCTGGCGGTGGTGGGAGTGACCGCCTACCGCACGGCCTTCGGCGAGAAGAAGGCGCAGATCGGCCCCCAGGAGCGCACCATCGGCTCCACCCGGATCTGGGCCCTCCCCAACCCCAGCGGTCTCAACGCCCACTGGACCGCCGAGTCCATGGCCCAGGAGTACGCCCGCCTCCGCACGGCCGCCGAGGCGGACGAGGCACCCCCTACGGCGGGTCGGTGA
- a CDS encoding tyrosine-type recombinase/integrase: MDLRHELMEGRADIPRVGAVIPARWVHPPYVVVNGYDDEIKPATAYLRDLALSDSSPLTIRSYGYGLLRWFRLLWLLGVAWERATEAETAVLAGWLRTASNPQRQRKSADSPAPGSVNLRTGKPVLRAGYAPRTINHALSVVSGFYEFHAHQGNGPVTNPVPVSPQRRRALAHRSPLEPRPVLGRSRLRQKVADRPPRSIPDHLWDELFERMGCERDRALLEFYVSSGARAEELLGVGIGDLDWAGQRIYVISKGSRERQAIPASPQAFVRLARYLDETGTPPANEPLWRARRGADRPLSYWAMRRILQRANKELATNWTLHDLRHTAASRMANGGKLTLPEVQAILRHANIQTTSRYLAVRVEELFDKLTEHYNTPRVERSYPTGYDAADIAAVFGA; encoded by the coding sequence GTGGACCTGCGGCACGAACTGATGGAGGGGCGCGCGGACATTCCCCGCGTCGGGGCGGTGATTCCGGCGAGGTGGGTGCACCCTCCGTACGTCGTCGTTAACGGGTACGACGACGAGATCAAGCCGGCCACCGCGTACCTGCGAGACCTGGCCCTGAGCGACAGCAGTCCGCTGACGATCCGCAGCTACGGTTATGGCCTGTTGCGCTGGTTCCGACTGCTGTGGCTGCTCGGGGTCGCTTGGGAGAGGGCGACCGAGGCCGAAACGGCGGTCCTGGCCGGATGGCTGCGGACGGCGTCGAACCCTCAGCGGCAGCGGAAGTCGGCCGACAGCCCTGCTCCGGGCTCGGTGAACTTGCGCACCGGCAAGCCGGTCCTCCGTGCCGGCTACGCGCCACGGACGATCAACCACGCCCTGTCGGTGGTGAGCGGGTTCTACGAGTTCCATGCTCATCAGGGCAACGGGCCGGTCACCAACCCCGTTCCGGTCTCCCCGCAGCGACGCCGGGCCTTGGCCCATCGCAGTCCACTGGAGCCCCGGCCGGTTCTGGGCAGGTCCCGGCTGCGACAGAAGGTGGCAGACCGACCGCCGAGGTCGATCCCCGATCACCTGTGGGATGAGTTGTTCGAGCGCATGGGATGTGAGCGTGACCGCGCACTGCTGGAGTTCTATGTCTCCAGCGGTGCCCGGGCCGAGGAACTGCTCGGCGTCGGTATCGGCGACCTCGATTGGGCTGGCCAGCGTATCTACGTGATCTCGAAAGGCTCGCGGGAGCGCCAGGCCATCCCGGCTTCGCCGCAGGCATTCGTGCGGCTGGCCCGCTACCTCGACGAGACCGGCACTCCGCCCGCAAACGAGCCGCTGTGGCGAGCTCGCCGAGGGGCAGATCGGCCCTTGTCCTACTGGGCCATGAGGCGCATCCTCCAGCGCGCCAACAAGGAGTTGGCCACCAACTGGACGCTTCACGACCTGCGGCACACCGCTGCGAGCCGCATGGCCAACGGCGGCAAGCTCACGCTGCCCGAGGTGCAGGCCATCCTGCGGCACGCCAACATCCAGACGACCAGTCGCTATCTGGCGGTGCGTGTCGAGGAGCTCTTCGACAAGCTCACCGAGCACTACAACACCCCGCGCGTTGAACGGAGCTACCCCACCGGCTATGACGCTGCCGACATCGCGGCGGTGTTCGGTGCCTAA
- a CDS encoding tyrosine-type recombinase/integrase has translation MTLPTSRRCSVPKSQLSPTTGASRRHGPVAEGLEFASRFVGGPIKPKAAVAAVPPRPHGELSVASIAHIGGLAATLWEDAGKSTRGQRAQATRCVLKYLLDFPGQTWQERWDASPIGQGLVGANTLGTRRTTGMAIPPGVRALYCLRVIQPSLLTFRRNVLHNFAPMFVAAQDDPLLHKYAAQVQAHPLRHIHRREALSEMCTLLAVQGVRLSDVTPAAVLHFTQENRRARSALQPGNTVANRLVGQGMWNVLHAMGHFPPSTPVTLRAALMRGQRTVEELVDQYPIRNRSVRGLLIDYFTRRRVDTDYSTLKQLVLLVAHHFWERIERVNPEQADLRISPEHYAAWRQTIMVKDNGKPRAGQDSIIIAVRSFYYDLHTWAAEEPERWAAWVAPCPVPPSELHGLGTRRRRINERSANRTRQRQPLLPVLVEHVEMRYDHARLLLDRANKASDGELFTHDGTEYRRVTTESDRKLLRHGDAVPTRVIEEATGQINHIGTEEEAAFWEWAMVETLRHSGVRVEELVELTHLSVRQYQRANGEVIALLVVAPSKTDRERVIPMSAELFHVIASIIRRHTRTGRPIPLVSRYDSHDKEWSAPMPFLFQRQNGTTPAVFSTAAVQEMIGRRGQALAEVHPGFRGLKFTPHDFRRIFATELVNSGLPIHIGAALLGHLSIQTTRGYVAVFDEDVVRHYQEHLHRRRNVRPEGEYRNATDQEWAEFDEHFDRRKVELGSCGRPYGTPCQHEHACIRCPMLRINPKMLARLEELEADLLARLRRAEEENWLGEVEGINLTLTFLQAKREETERQARRPSVSLGIPKLRRAK, from the coding sequence ATGACGCTGCCGACATCGCGGCGGTGTTCGGTGCCTAAGTCCCAGCTCAGCCCCACGACGGGCGCTAGCCGGCGGCACGGCCCGGTGGCCGAGGGGCTTGAATTCGCCAGCCGTTTCGTCGGAGGACCGATCAAGCCGAAAGCAGCCGTCGCCGCGGTTCCGCCCCGCCCGCATGGGGAACTGTCCGTCGCCTCCATCGCCCACATCGGCGGGCTCGCCGCCACATTGTGGGAGGACGCGGGGAAGTCGACCCGTGGCCAGCGTGCCCAAGCGACCCGCTGCGTGCTGAAATACCTACTCGACTTCCCCGGCCAGACGTGGCAGGAACGATGGGATGCCAGTCCGATCGGACAAGGGCTGGTCGGTGCAAACACTCTGGGCACCCGACGCACTACAGGTATGGCCATCCCTCCTGGTGTCCGGGCGCTCTACTGCCTGCGCGTGATTCAGCCGTCCCTGCTCACCTTCCGGCGCAACGTCCTGCACAACTTCGCGCCGATGTTCGTCGCTGCCCAGGACGACCCGCTCCTGCACAAGTACGCCGCGCAGGTCCAAGCGCACCCACTGCGGCACATCCACCGCAGGGAGGCGCTGTCAGAGATGTGCACTCTGCTCGCAGTCCAGGGGGTCCGACTCAGCGATGTGACGCCGGCCGCCGTTCTGCACTTCACCCAGGAAAACCGTCGGGCTCGCAGTGCTCTCCAACCGGGGAACACAGTGGCCAACCGGTTGGTGGGCCAGGGGATGTGGAACGTCCTGCACGCCATGGGGCACTTCCCGCCCTCGACACCGGTCACGCTGAGGGCCGCTTTGATGCGAGGCCAGCGCACCGTCGAGGAATTGGTCGATCAGTACCCCATCCGCAACCGGTCGGTGCGGGGATTGTTGATTGATTACTTCACACGACGCAGGGTCGACACGGACTACTCAACGCTGAAGCAACTCGTCCTGCTGGTCGCCCATCACTTCTGGGAGCGGATCGAGCGGGTCAACCCTGAACAGGCCGATCTGCGGATTTCTCCCGAGCACTATGCCGCCTGGCGGCAGACCATCATGGTCAAGGACAACGGTAAGCCTCGCGCCGGCCAGGACAGCATCATCATCGCGGTCCGCAGCTTCTACTACGACCTCCACACCTGGGCCGCCGAAGAGCCTGAACGCTGGGCCGCGTGGGTCGCCCCCTGCCCCGTCCCGCCCAGCGAACTACACGGTCTCGGCACCCGCCGCCGCCGGATCAACGAACGCTCAGCCAACCGCACCCGCCAACGACAGCCGCTGCTGCCGGTCCTGGTCGAACATGTGGAGATGCGTTATGACCATGCCCGCCTGCTCTTGGACCGTGCCAACAAAGCCTCGGACGGCGAACTTTTCACTCACGACGGGACCGAGTACCGCCGCGTCACTACGGAATCCGACCGCAAGCTCCTCCGCCACGGCGACGCGGTTCCGACACGCGTTATCGAGGAAGCCACCGGCCAGATCAATCACATCGGGACCGAGGAGGAAGCGGCCTTTTGGGAGTGGGCCATGGTAGAGACCCTGAGGCACTCCGGAGTGCGGGTGGAAGAGCTCGTCGAACTTACCCACCTGAGCGTTCGCCAATACCAACGGGCAAACGGCGAGGTCATCGCGTTGCTGGTGGTCGCCCCGTCGAAGACGGACCGTGAGCGCGTCATTCCGATGTCCGCCGAGCTGTTCCATGTCATCGCATCGATCATTCGTCGCCACACGCGGACCGGCCGTCCGATCCCACTTGTCAGCCGGTATGACTCGCACGACAAAGAGTGGAGTGCCCCCATGCCGTTCCTCTTCCAACGGCAGAACGGCACAACACCTGCCGTGTTCAGCACGGCCGCCGTCCAAGAGATGATCGGCCGACGTGGTCAGGCCCTCGCCGAAGTCCACCCCGGCTTCCGCGGACTGAAGTTCACTCCCCACGACTTCCGCAGAATCTTCGCCACCGAGCTTGTCAACAGTGGCCTGCCGATCCATATCGGAGCCGCCTTGCTGGGCCACCTCAGCATCCAGACCACCCGTGGATACGTGGCGGTCTTCGATGAGGATGTAGTCCGCCACTACCAGGAGCATCTCCATCGACGACGCAACGTTCGGCCCGAGGGCGAGTACCGCAACGCAACGGATCAGGAATGGGCAGAATTCGACGAGCACTTCGACCGCCGCAAGGTCGAACTCGGCTCCTGTGGGCGACCTTATGGCACACCCTGCCAGCATGAACACGCTTGCATTCGTTGCCCCATGCTCCGCATCAACCCCAAGATGCTCGCCCGCCTTGAAGAACTTGAAGCCGACCTCCTCGCCCGCCTTCGACGGGCCGAAGAAGAGAACTGGCTCGGCGAGGTCGAAGGCATCAACCTCACGCTCACCTTCCTGCAAGCCAAACGCGAGGAGACCGAACGGCAGGCCCGACGTCCCAGCGTCAGCCTCGGTATCCCCAAGCTCCGGCGGGCTAAGTAA
- a CDS encoding tetratricopeptide repeat protein encodes MAVDVEQSFSGRNIHVRSVILGTLASLTVGLIAIAFFVGQFPWSKAWPIFGSAVIIAGGAVAVGTLLGFIFGLPRTFDQPPNESGVGKLSQVFLLKYASNANLDQISDWLTKIIVGVGLTQLVNIPKALESLGESIKPALGDVASSQAFGIGLIIYGSVVGFLFGYLLTRLRMAYALTLSEIQMSMRAEGISRKIREFDTELMVPETGELAEPDESATARIADLSRLVKKLEQAGGRLDVDAYRRLARQLKKAGKYTEAERAYMKAAELSPNDPSPLNFAGVIRSKYLNDPAGAREYYLRAISLDPTYASAMYNMACNEMRLGRAEEALKLLAVVVSDPKYRDLAEEDAGPGGPFESVKDDPEFQRLVQREEE; translated from the coding sequence GTGGCAGTAGATGTCGAGCAGTCGTTCTCCGGTCGAAATATTCATGTTCGCTCTGTCATCCTGGGAACGCTCGCTTCCCTGACGGTAGGGCTAATTGCTATTGCCTTCTTTGTGGGGCAATTCCCTTGGTCGAAAGCATGGCCAATCTTCGGCAGCGCTGTAATTATTGCTGGAGGTGCGGTCGCTGTCGGTACTCTGTTGGGGTTTATCTTTGGCCTTCCGCGAACATTTGATCAACCGCCAAACGAATCTGGCGTCGGCAAACTATCGCAGGTCTTCTTGCTGAAGTACGCCTCGAACGCCAACCTGGACCAGATTTCCGACTGGCTGACGAAGATCATTGTTGGTGTCGGACTCACGCAGCTAGTCAACATTCCCAAAGCCCTCGAATCGCTGGGTGAATCGATCAAACCCGCACTGGGGGACGTAGCCAGCAGCCAAGCGTTCGGAATCGGGTTGATCATTTACGGTTCAGTGGTTGGCTTTCTCTTCGGGTACCTGCTGACACGTCTACGGATGGCTTATGCTCTCACTCTGTCTGAGATTCAGATGAGTATGAGAGCGGAAGGCATCAGCAGGAAGATCCGCGAATTTGATACGGAGTTGATGGTTCCGGAAACCGGCGAGCTGGCAGAGCCTGATGAGTCCGCGACAGCGCGTATTGCCGATCTAAGTAGACTTGTCAAGAAGCTCGAACAAGCCGGTGGTCGGCTCGATGTCGACGCCTACCGACGCCTTGCTCGGCAGCTTAAGAAGGCTGGCAAGTATACAGAGGCGGAGCGTGCATACATGAAGGCAGCCGAGCTCTCCCCGAATGATCCAAGTCCGCTGAATTTCGCCGGTGTCATTAGAAGTAAGTATCTTAACGACCCTGCCGGCGCAAGAGAATATTACCTTCGCGCAATCTCGCTGGATCCGACTTACGCCTCCGCCATGTACAACATGGCTTGCAATGAGATGCGCCTTGGCCGTGCCGAAGAAGCGTTGAAATTGCTTGCTGTGGTTGTCTCGGATCCCAAATATCGTGATCTTGCCGAGGAGGACGCTGGTCCAGGCGGACCGTTCGAATCCGTGAAGGACGACCCTGAGTTCCAGAGGTTGGTGCAACGGGAGGAAGAGTAG
- the purB gene encoding adenylosuccinate lyase encodes MTAKPRIPNVLAGRYASAELAVLWSPEYKVTLERRLWLAVLRAQKDLGIEVPDEALADYERVLETVDLASIAEREKVTRHDVKARIEEFNALAGHEHVHKGMTSRDLTENVEQLQIRLSLELARDRTVAVLTRLGKLAGEHAELVMAGRSHNVAAQATTLGKRFATAADELLVAYDRLEDLLGRYPLRGIKGPVGTAQDMLDLLGGDAAKLADLEQRIAAHLGFAQAFTSVGQVYPRSLDYDVVTALVQLAAAPSSIAKTIRLMAGHELVTEGFKPGQVGSSAMPHKMNTRSCERVNGLMVILRGYASMTGELAGDQWNEGDVSCSVVRRVALPDAFFAFDGLLETFLTVLDEFGAFPAVVARELDRYLPFLATTKVLMGAVRAGVGREAAHEVIKEHAVASALAMREQGAERNELLDKLAADERMPLDRAQLDALMADKLSFTGAAGDQVAVVVSRIEAIAKQHPEAAGYAPGSIL; translated from the coding sequence GTGACTGCCAAGCCCCGCATCCCCAATGTCCTGGCCGGCCGCTACGCCTCCGCGGAGCTCGCCGTCCTGTGGTCCCCCGAGTACAAGGTGACGCTGGAGCGGCGGCTGTGGCTCGCCGTGCTGCGCGCCCAGAAGGACCTCGGTATCGAGGTCCCGGACGAGGCCCTCGCCGACTACGAGCGCGTCCTCGAGACCGTCGACCTCGCCTCCATCGCCGAGCGCGAGAAGGTCACCCGGCACGACGTGAAGGCCCGCATCGAGGAGTTCAACGCCCTCGCCGGTCACGAGCACGTCCACAAGGGCATGACCTCCCGCGACCTGACCGAGAACGTCGAGCAGCTGCAGATCCGGCTCTCGCTGGAGCTCGCCCGGGACCGCACGGTCGCCGTCCTCACCCGCCTCGGCAAGCTGGCCGGCGAGCACGCCGAGCTGGTCATGGCCGGTCGCTCCCACAACGTGGCCGCGCAGGCCACCACCCTGGGCAAGCGCTTCGCGACCGCGGCCGACGAGCTGCTGGTGGCCTACGACCGCCTCGAGGACCTGCTGGGCCGCTACCCGCTGCGCGGCATCAAGGGCCCCGTCGGCACCGCCCAGGACATGCTCGACCTGCTGGGCGGCGACGCCGCCAAGCTGGCCGACCTGGAGCAGCGGATCGCCGCCCACCTCGGCTTCGCCCAGGCCTTCACCTCGGTCGGCCAGGTCTACCCGCGCTCGCTCGACTACGACGTGGTCACCGCGCTGGTGCAGCTGGCCGCCGCCCCGTCGTCGATCGCCAAGACCATCCGCCTGATGGCCGGCCACGAGCTGGTGACCGAGGGCTTCAAGCCCGGCCAGGTCGGTTCCTCCGCGATGCCGCACAAGATGAACACCCGCTCCTGCGAGCGCGTGAACGGCCTGATGGTCATCCTGCGCGGCTACGCCTCGATGACCGGCGAGCTGGCCGGCGACCAGTGGAACGAGGGCGACGTCTCCTGCTCCGTGGTCCGCCGCGTGGCCCTGCCGGACGCCTTCTTCGCCTTCGACGGCCTGCTGGAAACCTTCCTGACGGTCCTCGACGAGTTCGGCGCCTTCCCGGCGGTCGTCGCCCGCGAGCTGGACCGCTACCTGCCCTTCCTCGCGACCACCAAGGTCCTGATGGGCGCGGTGCGGGCCGGCGTGGGCCGCGAGGCCGCCCACGAGGTCATCAAGGAGCACGCGGTGGCCTCCGCGCTCGCCATGCGCGAGCAGGGCGCCGAGCGCAACGAGCTGCTGGACAAGCTGGCCGCCGACGAGCGGATGCCGCTGGACCGGGCCCAGCTCGACGCCCTGATGGCCGACAAGCTGTCGTTCACGGGCGCTGCGGGCGACCAGGTCGCAGTGGTGGTCTCCCGCATCGAGGCGATCGCCAAGCAGCACCCGGAGGCCGCCGGGTACGCGCCGGGGTCGATCCTCTGA
- a CDS encoding SGNH/GDSL hydrolase family protein — protein MEMNASYTSFVAIGDSFTEGMSDLLPDGSYRGWADLLAARLAAREPGFRYANLAVRGKLIGQIAEDQVPVAAAMGADVVTLVGGLNDALRPKVDMGRVRDHLESAVELLAPSCKRLVLMRSPGRNGPVMERFRPRMEELFATVEELAARHDAVVVDLYGASVLADPRMWDVDRLHLTAEGHRRVAEAVWQALGLPAELDWRTELPAAAPPGWTVRRAQDLSFARQHLLPWIGRRLTGRSSGDGRPAKRPELLPYGDSPLS, from the coding sequence ATGGAGATGAATGCCTCTTACACCAGTTTCGTCGCGATCGGTGACTCCTTCACCGAGGGCATGTCCGACCTGCTTCCGGACGGTTCCTACCGCGGCTGGGCCGATCTGCTGGCCGCCCGCCTCGCCGCTCGGGAGCCGGGCTTCCGCTACGCGAACCTCGCGGTCCGCGGCAAGCTGATCGGCCAGATCGCCGAGGACCAGGTCCCGGTGGCGGCGGCGATGGGGGCCGACGTGGTGACCCTGGTGGGCGGGCTCAACGACGCCCTGCGCCCCAAGGTGGACATGGGCCGGGTCCGCGATCACCTGGAGTCGGCGGTGGAACTCCTCGCCCCCTCCTGCAAGCGCCTCGTCCTGATGCGCTCCCCCGGGCGCAACGGGCCGGTGATGGAACGCTTCCGGCCGCGCATGGAGGAGCTCTTCGCCACCGTCGAGGAGCTCGCCGCCCGGCACGACGCCGTGGTGGTCGACCTGTACGGGGCCTCGGTACTCGCGGACCCCCGGATGTGGGACGTCGACCGGCTGCACCTGACCGCCGAGGGCCACCGCCGGGTGGCGGAGGCCGTCTGGCAGGCACTGGGCCTGCCCGCCGAGCTGGACTGGCGCACCGAACTGCCCGCCGCCGCTCCCCCGGGCTGGACCGTACGCCGGGCCCAGGACCTGAGCTTCGCCCGGCAGCACCTGCTCCCCTGGATCGGCCGCCGCCTGACGGGCCGCTCCTCCGGGGACGGCCGCCCGGCCAAGCGCCCCGAGCTGCTCCCGTACGGGGACTCGCCGCTCTCGTAG
- a CDS encoding hemolysin family protein: MTVIQLLIGLATLVVNAFFVGAEFALISVRRSQIEPYAEQGDRRARAVLWGLEHVSALMAAAQLGITLCTLVLGVVAEPAIAHLLTPLFDLVGVPAGVSHAISFVVALTLATYLHMLFGEMLPKNVALSEPVRTALLLGPPLVTLTQVLRPVIFTINAFANTLLRLLRVEVKDEVAATFSDDELARMVKDSSDAGLLDDRASERLHDALELGRRPVTDVVLPEDQVVPAREGITPAGLELLSAESGYSRFPVVDAQHKILGYLHVKDALDADDEERDEPFPVTALRPIAQVRAETPLDDVLTAMRRSRTHLAAVLGTDGAMTGLVTMEDVLRELFGRPASM; the protein is encoded by the coding sequence ATGACCGTCATCCAGCTGCTGATCGGCCTGGCGACCCTGGTCGTCAACGCCTTCTTCGTCGGCGCGGAGTTCGCGCTGATCTCGGTCCGGCGCAGCCAGATCGAACCGTACGCCGAGCAGGGCGACCGGCGGGCCCGCGCCGTCCTGTGGGGGCTGGAGCACGTGTCTGCGCTGATGGCCGCGGCACAGCTGGGCATCACGCTGTGCACCCTGGTGCTGGGCGTGGTGGCCGAGCCGGCCATCGCCCATCTGCTGACCCCGCTGTTCGACCTGGTCGGGGTACCGGCGGGCGTCTCCCACGCGATCTCCTTCGTGGTGGCGCTGACCCTGGCCACGTACCTGCACATGCTCTTCGGCGAGATGCTGCCGAAGAACGTGGCGCTGTCGGAGCCCGTGCGCACCGCCCTGCTGCTGGGGCCGCCGCTGGTGACCCTCACACAGGTACTGCGACCGGTGATCTTCACGATCAACGCCTTCGCCAACACCCTGCTGCGGCTGCTGCGCGTGGAGGTCAAGGACGAGGTCGCGGCGACCTTCTCCGACGACGAGCTGGCGCGGATGGTCAAGGACTCCAGTGACGCGGGGCTCCTCGACGACCGGGCGAGCGAGCGCCTGCACGACGCGCTGGAACTGGGCCGGCGGCCCGTGACCGATGTGGTGCTGCCCGAGGACCAGGTGGTGCCGGCCCGGGAGGGGATCACTCCGGCCGGGCTGGAGCTGCTGTCGGCCGAGTCCGGGTACTCCCGGTTCCCGGTGGTCGACGCGCAGCACAAGATCCTGGGCTACCTGCACGTGAAGGACGCCCTGGACGCGGACGACGAGGAGCGGGACGAGCCCTTCCCGGTGACGGCGCTGCGGCCGATCGCCCAGGTGCGGGCGGAGACCCCGCTGGACGACGTGCTGACGGCCATGCGGCGCAGCCGTACGCACCTGGCGGCGGTACTCGGGACGGACGGCGCCATGACGGGCCTGGTGACGATGGAGGACGTACTGCGGGAGCTCTTCGGCAGGCCCGCGTCCATGTGA